The Faecalibacter bovis genome includes the window AAACTACCACCAACTCCTAAAAATTGTTTAATTTCTTTGGCTAAAAGTTTAAAATCTTCAATTTCTCCTTCGTAACCTTCTATGATAGTATTTACCTTTCCTTTTCGTTTTTCAAACTTACAAATTAAAGGTTCTTTCTGAATCCATAATTCATGTGCTTCTTCTTGTACTTCCTCTTCTACAGTAGGAATATGATCAGGAAATAATGCTTTTAGTTGATCTTCTAAACTCATTTAATTATATAATAAGTAACTATTTAAAAGTACAAATTTAAAATAAAACTTATTAGTAAACCTTAGAATTTTAGATTTATAATTATTCATTTCTTCAAAATTTGATATGAATTAAAAATTAAACTTAACATTAAATTAATATTGCAAAACAATATTGGTTTTATTCTTGATAATTGGAATAAAAATTGAATTTTTTATTCATTTATGCTTTTAAATACTAAAATTCCGTTTACTTACATTATCAAAAAGATTAAAATTGAATTAATCTATGTTGTAGTAATTGCTATTATAGTAAAATTTCTTGCCAGTCAATTCAGAGATTATATTCCTGAAATGCCCTTATCTATCCCAGCGTTTATTGGTACTGCCATTTCTGTAATTTTATCATTCAAATTAAACCAATCTTATGACAGATGGTGGGAAGCTCGTAAAGTTTGGGGAGCCATTGTAAACGATAGTAGAACTTTGGTTTTGTACTTACAATCTTTTTTATCGGATGATAATAAAGATGATATTAGAAAAATAACTTACAGACAAATTGCTTGGTGTTATTCGTTAGGACAGAATTTAAGAGGATTAAATCCTTTAGAAAACACTGAAAATTTGATTGATGAAAATGAAAGAAACCACTTATCAAATCATCAAAACAAACCATTAGGTATTTTACAATTAAATACTTTGCATTTAGCTGAACTGAAAAATAAGAATCAATTATCTGAATTTAACCATGTACAATTATCAAATATTTTGAGCAGATTTTCAGATTCTATGGGAATGGCAGAACGCATCAAAAACACAGTTTTCCCTATGACTTATCGTATGTTACTGCATTTTATGATATATATTTTCGTAATTACTTTATCATTAGCACTTGGTGAGATAAATAGTGTTTTTGAACTTCCTTTATTAATTGTAGTTTCTTCAACATTTTTATTGTTAGAGAAAACTGCAACACATATGCAAGATCCATTCGAAAATAGACCATCTGATATTCCTGTAACATCTATTGCAACAACTATAGATATTAATTTGAAACAATTAATTAACGAGCAAGAACAGGTACCAAGTCCTTACAAACCAAAAGATTTTTATAGTTTATAAACCAAAAGCCTTAGATATTTCTAGGGCTTTTTTATTAAATTATAATTTTTTTAGAATGCTGTTTCATATTTTATAACAATCTTTGCGAAAAGAGTTTGAATACACAAAATGAAAGATAAAATTTTCTTAAAAAGCATGGATGAAGTGAGTGAAATAATTACAAAACCTATGGGTTATGGATTAGTAACTGACAGAATATTAGTTGATGGACAATCAATTAACTACATGTATCGTGAAGAACCTGACAACAAACAAGACAGTGGATGGCGTTTTTTTGCTGGTGATGAAGATGAAGATTATTTAGACAATGAAGCGAATATCGAGTTAATGAATATCAATATTATTGCTCATTATGATAAAAGCATTATCCCATATTTAGAGGCTCCACACGGAATTGCTTTTGCAAAAAATGACCAAGGAGAATTTGAGGAAGAAGCGTTTGATAGTGAAGATTAAAATCTTTTCAAATTTAATAATCTATTAATAAAACTAAATATTGTTTTGGCATATACTTTGTAATACATAGTACGTTAATTAAATTTTTATATATTGAAAATGAACAAATCTAAGTTTTTTAAAGTAGCAGGTGCTGCTGCGATGAAAGCACAACAAGACAAATCTTTCTTTGATAAAGTAAAAGCTTTTTTCAGAATGGTGTCAGCTTTCAGAAAAAAACAGTACAAACCTGAATTATCAAATCTAATATTTGGATTTCTTTCAGTGTTATACATTGTATCACCAATTGACATTTTGCCAGAAGCATTATTAGGGCCATTTGGATTAATTGATGATTTTGGTATTCTAATGTTCGGAATGAAATATTTTGATAAAGAAGTTATCAATTTCTTGCAATGGGAATCAAATCATAAAAAATATGAGCATGTAGAAGATGCTAAAATCATAAGATAAAATTATTTCTAAGTCCGTTCAAATTGAACGGACTTTTTTCATACTATTTTTCTATCCTAAAAATACAAACTATCTTGCATGCCTATTAAACGAAGGTTGAAATAAGAAAATGCAAAATTTATCACATACAAAAACACTTATCAGTATTGTTGGTCCAACTGCAATTGGGAAAACTAATTTAGCTATTCAGGTTGCGAAACACTTTAATTGCGAGATTATTTCTTGCGATAGTCGACAATTTTATAAAGAAATGAAAATTGGAACAGCAGTACCTTCGGATGATGAATTGGCTGAAATTAAACATCATTTCATACAAAATATTTCAATAAATGGGGATTATTCTGTTGGAGATTTTGAACGCGATGGACTTGCCTTTTTACAAAATTATTTCAAAGAAAATGACGTTTGTGTCATGGTTGGTGGTTCTGGATTATACGAAAAAGCGATTACTGTTGGTTTTGATTCTTTTCCTGATGTAGATCCTAAAATTCGTGAAGATTTAAATAAAGAATTGGAAGAATTTGGTATTGAAAAACTTCAAGAAGAATTAAAAGCGGCAGATTTAACTTATTATAACGAAGTTGATATTCAAAATAAACAACGAGTTATTCGTGCTTTAGAAATAATTAGAGGAACAGGAAAACCATTTTCATCTTTTAGAAATCAAAATACTAATCCGCGATTTTTTAATATTATTAAAATTGGATTAAAATTACCACGAGAAGAAATGTATGACCGAATTAACAAACGAGTTGATATTATGATGAATAACGGTTTGTTGAGTGAAGCTAAAAATTTATTTCATTTAAAAGAATTAAACGCTTTGCAAACTGTGGGTTATCGAGAATTATTCGACTATTTCGAGGGTAATATTACTAAAGAATTCGCAATCGAAGAAATTAAGAAAAATACTCGTCGATTTGCTAAACGTCAAATGACATGGTTTAAAAAAGATGAATCTGTGGAGTGGTTCTCCCCTTTTGAATTTGATAAAATTATTGAAAATATAGAAGTAAAAAAATCGAGCATTTAGTGTTCGATTTTTTTTTTATTTTCGGATTTTCACCCCTTTTTTGATTAAATTTCATTAGAAATAACAATATAATCCTAGTAATACGATAGATTATATTATTTAAATATATTAATGTTTAGCATAATTATTGATTCAATTAAAAAAAAACATTATGAATAAATATCAAGAATTTAAAAAGTTACACTACAAAAATGAACCATTACTTGTTGCAAATGTTTGGGATGTGATAAGTACAAATGCTGCTGAAAAAGCTGGATTTACTGTTGCAGCCGCTTCTAGTCATCCAATTGCTGATATGCTTGGACATAAAGATGGGCAAACGATGGATTTTGAAGAACTTTTTTATATTGCAAAACGTATTTCAAGCACTACTCCACTCCTTGTTTCTTTGGACATTGAAGCTGGTTATACAGAAGATTTAAACACTCTAAACAATTATATCGAAAAACTGGTTGATATTGGTGTTAGCGGTATTAATATAGAAGATGGAATTACTAATGGTGCAGCTCGTCAATTAGCCGATACAAGTATTTTAGAAAACAAAATAAAATCAATCAAATCACATTTGCATTCAAAAGGTAAAGACATTTTTATTAATGCAAGAATTGATACATACACAACAAAACATCCTGAAGCATTTAATGAAACGTTGAATCGTGCACAAATTTATGAAGAAGCTGGAGCCGATGGCATATTTGTACCATTAATCGAAGACGAACACGAAATCAGAACGTTATTACAAACCGTTAATATTGCTTTGAACATATTTTTAACTCCAAATTTAAACGATTACAACCAAATAAAATCTTTAGGAATACATCGTATTAGTAGCGGAAATAAAACACAAGCAAAGGTAAACGAATTTACAAATTCAATTTTTAATGATCTCTTTCAAACTAAAGATTTCAAAATGTTGTTTTAAATTTTATATTTAAAAATTGTTGTAGATTTAGGGAAATGAATTCTATGAGAAAGGTTTCCCTATTTTTTTATTTATTTTTTTTGAGTTTCATTGCAAATGCTCAAAATCCTCAAAACGAAATCCCTTTCCGTCTTACGAAATTCAACAATATTGTATTGCCAGTGATTTTGAATAATAAAGATACTTTGCAATTAATGTTTCATACAGGATCTGATTATATTTCTATCATTGAAAAAAGTTTACCAAAGTTTAAAACTATTGAACTAAATGATACAATTAAAGATGTTACTTCGTGGGCGGGTTATTCAGATCAAGCAATGAGTTTTAATAATTTGATCATTCTTGGTAAAAAAAAATTCAAAAAAACTCCAATTTTCATCGATCAACAATCCGGACATGAAACAGATGGAAAAATTGGAATGAAATATTTCGAAAATAAATATCTCGAAATTGATTTTGATTCAAATAAATTAAAAGTTTATGATGAGATGCCTGAATCGATTACAACATTTCAAAAACTAAAATCGAGGTATGAAAATCAATCATTATTTTTTGAAGCTTTTTCCAATGATAGAAAATCTTCCAATCCAATCCGAATTTATGTTTCATACTGGTTATTCAGGCGCAATTATTTTCTCGGACGAGTATGTAAGAAATAATCAATTATTAGAAAAAATTAAACCAACTGGACAAACTAAATTTA containing:
- a CDS encoding isocitrate lyase/PEP mutase family protein translates to MNKYQEFKKLHYKNEPLLVANVWDVISTNAAEKAGFTVAAASSHPIADMLGHKDGQTMDFEELFYIAKRISSTTPLLVSLDIEAGYTEDLNTLNNYIEKLVDIGVSGINIEDGITNGAARQLADTSILENKIKSIKSHLHSKGKDIFINARIDTYTTKHPEAFNETLNRAQIYEEAGADGIFVPLIEDEHEIRTLLQTVNIALNIFLTPNLNDYNQIKSLGIHRISSGNKTQAKVNEFTNSIFNDLFQTKDFKMLF
- a CDS encoding YkvA family protein: MNKSKFFKVAGAAAMKAQQDKSFFDKVKAFFRMVSAFRKKQYKPELSNLIFGFLSVLYIVSPIDILPEALLGPFGLIDDFGILMFGMKYFDKEVINFLQWESNHKKYEHVEDAKIIR
- the miaA gene encoding tRNA (adenosine(37)-N6)-dimethylallyltransferase MiaA → MQNLSHTKTLISIVGPTAIGKTNLAIQVAKHFNCEIISCDSRQFYKEMKIGTAVPSDDELAEIKHHFIQNISINGDYSVGDFERDGLAFLQNYFKENDVCVMVGGSGLYEKAITVGFDSFPDVDPKIREDLNKELEEFGIEKLQEELKAADLTYYNEVDIQNKQRVIRALEIIRGTGKPFSSFRNQNTNPRFFNIIKIGLKLPREEMYDRINKRVDIMMNNGLLSEAKNLFHLKELNALQTVGYRELFDYFEGNITKEFAIEEIKKNTRRFAKRQMTWFKKDESVEWFSPFEFDKIIENIEVKKSSI
- a CDS encoding DUF2185 domain-containing protein, with protein sequence MDEVSEIITKPMGYGLVTDRILVDGQSINYMYREEPDNKQDSGWRFFAGDEDEDYLDNEANIELMNINIIAHYDKSIIPYLEAPHGIAFAKNDQGEFEEEAFDSED
- a CDS encoding bestrophin family protein; translation: MLLNTKIPFTYIIKKIKIELIYVVVIAIIVKFLASQFRDYIPEMPLSIPAFIGTAISVILSFKLNQSYDRWWEARKVWGAIVNDSRTLVLYLQSFLSDDNKDDIRKITYRQIAWCYSLGQNLRGLNPLENTENLIDENERNHLSNHQNKPLGILQLNTLHLAELKNKNQLSEFNHVQLSNILSRFSDSMGMAERIKNTVFPMTYRMLLHFMIYIFVITLSLALGEINSVFELPLLIVVSSTFLLLEKTATHMQDPFENRPSDIPVTSIATTIDINLKQLINEQEQVPSPYKPKDFYSL
- a CDS encoding translation initiation factor translates to MSLEDQLKALFPDHIPTVEEEVQEEAHELWIQKEPLICKFEKRKGKVNTIIEGYEGEIEDFKLLAKEIKQFLGVGGSFKDEQIIIQGDYRDKIMAYLKDKGFKVKRVGG